In Paractinoplanes brasiliensis, the following proteins share a genomic window:
- a CDS encoding arsenate reductase ArsC, producing MADLLHSDQRDLSVDQELALRTAAVRLAGEFIGLYGPETIERFLHTSYDQFATAHTIPNYLPLLAERFARQRLQALARVEGHHRDGKPVVLFLCTHNAGRSQMALGFFTAFAGDRAVAWSGGSEPGAQVNPAAIAAMTERGIDITGEYPKPWTDEIVRAADVVITMGCGDACPIFPGTRYENWDVDDPAGLPPEQVRPIRDDLERRIRVLLDQLAIPAN from the coding sequence ATGGCTGATCTGCTTCACTCCGACCAACGTGACCTCTCCGTCGACCAGGAGCTCGCCCTGCGCACCGCCGCCGTCCGGCTGGCCGGTGAGTTCATCGGCCTCTACGGTCCCGAGACCATCGAACGGTTCCTGCACACCAGCTACGACCAGTTCGCCACCGCCCACACGATCCCGAACTACCTGCCGCTGCTGGCCGAACGCTTCGCCCGCCAGCGCCTGCAGGCCCTGGCCCGCGTCGAGGGCCACCATCGCGACGGCAAACCGGTCGTGTTGTTCCTGTGCACCCATAACGCCGGCCGCTCGCAGATGGCCCTCGGCTTCTTCACCGCGTTCGCCGGTGACCGGGCGGTCGCCTGGTCCGGCGGCTCCGAACCCGGCGCGCAGGTCAACCCGGCCGCGATCGCCGCGATGACCGAACGCGGCATCGACATCACCGGCGAATACCCGAAACCGTGGACCGACGAGATCGTCCGCGCCGCCGACGTCGTGATCACCATGGGCTGTGGCGACGCCTGCCCGATCTTCCCCGGCACCCGGTACGAGAACTGGGACGTCGACGACCCCGCCGGCCTCCCTCCGGAACAGGTGCGCCCGATCCGCGACGACCTCGAACGCCGTATCCGCGTACTGCTCGACCAACTCGCCATCCCCGCGAACTGA